In Paludibacter propionicigenes WB4, the genomic window AATTTATCCTTATTCATTGCTTTTCGTTTCGGAATAAAAAAATCAGTATCGAGACCCTCACTATTCAATACAAATGAACGGGACTCTTCAACAATATGTTTCTTTAAAAAGACATCCCTGTTGTCAGTATTCAGAAACCAAACTTCTTTTACCCTTTGGAGAGATTTTCGGTACAATGAAACAACAAATAAATTCAGCCACTTGCCGGCATCAAATGTATAACCCAGACCGGTCGTAACGGCTATACTGTTTATTTTTAAAAGCCTACATACGAAGGAGCCATATATTATAGGTTTGACAGTATAATGAAATACAAAATCGAAAGAGTGACTTTTGTAAATCTTTACCATTTTACAGAATAACATTATATCTGTCAATACATTGGTACCTTTACCATCTATTTCCAGATGGACGAAAATAATACCGTCTGCCGCAAATAAAGGTGAGTACTGATCCCGGGGTGCAATGGCAAAAACCGTATAACCTTTATCCACAAAACTTTTCATCACTCCCAGCCGGAAGTTATAGAGAGAAAAAGCTGTATTTCCTACAAAAGCTATCCGTTTCGAATTGTTAGTCACGTCAGACTCTGATATATATTGTTGTAATCTACTCATGTATTTCTATTGCATCTTATCAGTAATTGTAGGTGCATCGGCCTCTTTTATTTCTCAATCCGTCCCAATATCCCATAACAGAATACCTGAAGTATTTCATTTTTTCGTCGGAAAGTATCAGGAAAACAATCAATCTCAACCCGTTAAATACCACTTCTCTTACTTTATAGCCAAAAGCAATATACGGACACCTTACCATAAATACGCTATTTCTGAATAAATAGTATTTACGTAGTGGCGAATGAAGCGAAATTTTTCTTCCCAAGACACCAACCCTATCCTCACCAATGATATGATTCATCCTTGCCATCGGGGTTGCATACAACTTATAACCTTTTGATATAGCTCTGAATGACCACTCTACATCAATATAATCAATAAAAAAATCCTCGTTCATAAATCCAACTTCAGCAATCACTTCTGATTCAATCAGGCAACCTGAAGCTATTAAAAAAGTTGCCTCAACACTCTCGTTTTTCGGCAACCGTCTGTCTATAAAAGGACCAATATACTTCGTGATCGGATATTGTTCACCAGTTTTTCTATTGTAATAAGTCGGACCGATAGCTCCAACTCTCAACCCTCTTTTCAGTAATTCATCTTTGGCTGCAAGTAGGTTATTAACAAACCCATCTTCTATCTCGGAGTCATCATCCAACAATAAAATTTGGCTTGCTCCAGCTGCTAAAGCAGCCTCTATTCCTCTATTTTGCGCAAATCCCAGCCCTTTGTTCTCTTCGTTTTCAATCAAAACAACGTGCGTTTCAGAACTCCTGTCAATATCTGAAACACATTCCAAAATATTTGCCGAGTTTAGCGATCCATTGTCAACATAAACGATTAACTGAACCTGCCGTACCAGCACTACCAACTGCCGTTGAAGCACTTCAATATCGGGATTATATGTTACTACAATAGCAGCTATTTTATGGGGCATAATCAATTATTTCGTCAATAAAAACTCAATTACAAACCTTTACCAACCAATTTCTTCAATGTTATTGTAGCGTATCGCTTGTCTTCAAAAATCAGGTACTGTTTAATCACTCTCAGAAATAGTTTCACTTTGTATCCAACATAATACCTTAAGCCCAGTTCCTTTAAAAACAATTTTTCAGCTTCAAGAAATTCGGTATGTCTGACTAAATCGACATCCCTTTCATAATTCTGAAAAGATAAGTTGTGATTTATCATACAATCCAGCACATAAACCTTTTTCTTCTGAAGATAGATTTGATTATAATACCAATGATCCAGCATATCCAACGGGTATTTATCTGAAAATCCGCCTATCGATTGAATAAAATTCACATTCAACAGAGTCAAGGAATTAAATGCAACCACTCTTCCACGTTGAATACCGGTATGCTGCAAAGCATTTTCCCACCAACCAACTGAACTGATTTTTCTGGGAGAAAGCACTTGGCTCCCATCTACAAGCTTTGGAACTAAAGCCACAATGCCATCATCAATCGTCCTTTGCAAAAAATTCGACAAGCAGCCAACATAATCTTCAGACAATTCAGAATCCTGATCCAAGAGTAGCAACCATTGGTAACCTTCGGCTAAAGCATACCTCCATGCATAATTATAGGCGGACGATAATTTTCCATTATGATCTGAGTTTACAACTATTGAATCCTCCGATTCGGCCAACCCGTACTCTGAACTATTGTTATAAATTATAAGTTTATATCTAATATTTTGTGATTTAATGCACTCCTTTAGTGTCCGGTAGGACACACACTCCTCAATCGACTTTTTATAAAGCACAATCAAAATCAGAATTTTATCTGCAGCTGAATTATTCATCAACTTTATTCTTTATGATTTTTAGTTGCTTCCGCGAGTACGAAAATAATTCATACCTGCTGATAAAATAAGGAGTTGTTGCTACAAGTATCAACTTTAAATTCAACGAGAAATTTGTAAAAAAAAGATCACCAACCAATTGCATGACCAACTCAAACAAAAAGAAAGAGTATAAGACTACAAAAATAACGTTTCCATTTTCGGCTTTATTATAAACAAAGCCCAGCAACAAACCCAGCAATATTGAAAAAAAAGCTATTCCACTAAGTCCAAAATCTTTATAATATGGATACAATACCGTATATGTATTGGTAACAACCCCAACATTGACAAATCCCAAAATGGTATCATTGGGTTTCATTTTTGTCAATCCAAGTTTATATTTAACCGCATAGAAAAAACGAAATACATTTTCTCCAAATTGCACAGAACTTTCTGATTTGACCGTTTCAAAAGCAGGCGCAGAACTCAATGCATATATTGTTACAAATTCAGATGTAGGGTTCTTAGATGCGGTTGAATTAGATCGTAAAGATTGAACTCCTAGAAAAACAAAAAGAATAATAATTCCTGAAATAGCTATATGATTAAACTTTATAAATTTATTGCTATACAAGACAAAGATTGTACTAAGAAAAAGTGTTAATATATTCGTTTTGGACATCGTGATAAATGCATACATCAAATACATTAAAAATAAAACAAAAACTCTTTTCTTATTTTCCTTTGAATAGCAGTTTAACTCAATCAAATAACTCCCTAACCAAATTAGAGTGTAAAACGGATTCGAATCTTCAATACTGATTCCTTTTATCCCGCCAACTGCAGCACTTCTCATATCGGCCATCCAATTAGTCGAAGTTCCAAGTTTCACAATCTCATAAGCGTGTAAAATCAATAGCGGAAAGGTTACAAGCGAGGCATAGAAAAAGATATTTCTGGCCAGTTGACTAGGTTTAATTCTGTTATTATTCGATAACGAAAGAGCCTGAATAAATAAAGATGAAACACAAAAAAGTGTTACCCAAATGTCTATTGCACTTAGGAATTTATCCGTAAGCGGATTAAGACCACTTCCGAGAAAGGTGTACAAAAACAATACAGACAACCATATACCTGATGTTATTACACTCGGGGAAAATATGTTATATTTTGAACATATCAGGCTGATAATAAATAAAAACAAGCATAAAGATATAGAGATATACATTGCCATTTTTATCTTTTAAAATATTGTTTACTACGAGATAGATCTAAAAATATATTTTCGACTATACCAAAACATTCCCAAGGCCACCGACAGTTCCGTGAGGAAAAGCGATATTGCAGCTCCTGTAGATTGCAAGTACGGTGCTAAAACAGTAATGCTTACAATAGCTATTATTGCCGCAACCAAATAGGTTCGTTTAAAATCTTTTTTGTCTTCGTCGTTACCTATTGCCAGCAAACCCAACTGTCCGAAAACTCCTCCCAAACCAATAAACATAGGCACAACCGACATAATTCGGAATAATGTCTGTGTTCCCGCATATTCCTTCCCCAAAAAAGCAACCAGATAAGGCGAGAGGAAAAACATAGCTACAAATACGCCGGACATGGCTACAAATATAAACAATAAAATTTTGCGTACCAATTTTGTAGCTTCCGGTAAGTTAGTTACTGACATTGCACTTATTCTTGGATAAAATGACTGACTCAGCGGAACAAAAATCAAATAACAAAATCCCCGCATGATTTTTTCCACCGCAGTGTATTTCCCGACCTCAACCGGATCAGCAAAATAAGCCAGAATCAGAACGTAACTTGCAATATATATACTTGAAGCCGCTGTAGACAGGAAGATTGGATAGCTTGACTTTACTTCGCGGGAGATATTAGTCAGAGTTGTTTTAAACCAATATCCGATATATTTATTCCGATAAATAATTACGCCTGTTATTAGCGGTCCCAGAATATATACGGCAGATTGAATCGTAGCTGCCAGTAGATAGTCTTCTTTTGTTTTGACAAAAACGAATGTAAGCGGAAGAATTAAAAGTTTGGAAAAAATATTCACAAATGAAAGTACTCTTATTTTTCCAAGCCCCTGAAAAAGCCATACAAATGAAAATGTATTGCCAACCACCATCAAAAAAAGAATCAACAGAGTTTGAGAATAAACCCTAAATTGAGGAACACAGAAAGCCAGAATCAATACAGCCATAAGACATATCAACATCAATCCGATTTTGGCTAAGAGCGTAGCCGATGCAATTTCATCCAGCTTATCTTTATTGTTTTTATAAAGTGCCACACGTTTTGTCGCACTTAGATTAAAACCGAAATCTACAACCAACATAAGATATTGGGTTATAGTCAGAGAAAAACCAATATACCCGAACTTTTCTGCACCAAGTGTAACCATCAGATATGGATACACCAGCAACGGAAAAATGTAGTTAAATCCCTGTAATACCAACAAATAGATGGTATCCCAGATTTCTTTGTTGTATTTTTGGTTTTTCAACTTTAGCATTTATCGCAGTATGGTTACATACTCTATTCGTACTTTTCCATTTTATCCTCAATGCTCACATTTTCTCTCGAGGTTTGTATCTTAACGTATGTCATTAGGCTTTCAGCTCCCGCTTCGTAACAGGCTTCCTGAGCCTGTTTGATTACTTCCATAATCTTATCGTAGCTTCCTTCCATCACTGTTTCAAATGGAGTCACTTTATATCTTAGCCCCGATGCAGCAATTACTTCTATAGCTTTATCTACTAATGCGTATGGGTGAACTGAGTGAGAGGAAGGCAAAATTTGCAATGCGATATTTACTGTTTTATCCATTTTATAATTTATTTACAGGTCATTAAATTCAAAAATCACATTTATGAGAAATAAACGCAATGTTATTTTTTATTTTCTCCAAAGGTACGTTTTCCTGATGAAAAAAACCCGAAATTTCTTTCGGGTTTTTTAAAATATCTGAGTTAGCCGAATTTTATTCAGCAACTTCTTCTGCTACCGGAGCTTCAGCTGGAGCTTCTTCCTCAGCAACAACTTCAGCCGCAGCAGCTATAGCTTCAGCTTGTTTTTTTGCCAATTCAGCAGCTTTTGCTTTGTTTACTTCTACTTCGGCAGCTAAACGTGCTTTGGCAGCAGCTTGTTTCTCAGCAGCTAATTGTTCTTTAGTTTTTGCTACACTTGACTCTTTGCTCAATTTCCAAGCTTCGAAACGTTTATCGGCCTCAGCCACGTCGAATGCACCTTTTTTGGCTCCTTCAAGTAAGTGTTTTTTCAATAATACTCCTTCATTTGAAAGAATAGTTCTAGTTGTGTCGGTTGGTTGAGCTCCTGTAGTTAACCAATACAATGCACGTTCGAACTTCAAGTCGATTGTTGCAGGATTAGTGTTAGGGTTATAAGAACCGATACGTTCGATAAATTTGCCATCACGTGGCGCTCTGCTGTCAGCGATAACGATGTGATAATAAGCATATCCCTTACGACCGTGACGTTGCAATCTAATTTTTACTGGCATTTTTTTATTGTTAAATGATTATACCTAATGCTTTTTCTCGAAAAGCGGTTGCAAAGATAGTGTTTTTATTTGAAAATAAAAAGGTTGGATAAAAATAAGTTAGCTTTAAATACTTCAGTTTAATTATTGAATATCCAGGCAGATTCATATTTCTCATCAGATTTTCTGAGATTCTGGACGAATTCATCTGCTTCTTCTTTTGATTTAAAAGATTGTATTGCAACACGGTATGTTCTGGAAGATGGCAACACTCTTGCTTCGGTGAATTTTTCATGAACCAATTCATCACATAATCTCTGTGCCGATGATCGATCAGGAACACTCGCTACAATTACGTGATAATTACCAATTTCGACTTTATTCTCTATTACTTTCACCTGTTCTGCAATAGCCGGCCTTTCAGTATTTATCACTTCGGCAGGTTTACTCTCAGCAACCTTAACTTCAAGGCTTTGATCTTCATTACCGTCAAAAGAATTTACAAACGAAAGTGAAGCCAGACTTGCATAGTTAGTCGAATTGGACACATCATTAATGTGTGGAGATGCTACCAATACGCCTACTACAATAACAGCCGCAGCTGCATACTTTAATAGTTTTGAAGATGGGAATACGATAATCCGATTTGCAGATTCCTTCGTTTGACGAACTTCTCTTGAAGCTATATACAAATCGGACAGACCTAGGTTCTGCGGCAAGAAACCTGACTTATAAATCGGATTAAAAGTCAGCGACCCCTGATTATTTTTTTGCAAAATACCCAAATCACCAATCACAACACTACCATTGGCCTTTAATTGATCATTAATTAGTTCAACCTTGCCTTCTATATACTCCACTGCCTTTCTGTAGCTTATTTGCTCTGATCTCGAAACTTCAATAGCCAGCAAACCATCCGAATTATTCATTAATGCATTAAACCCAATAGTTGCATGGGGAGGTGTAATACGGTCGGAAAGAATCCTGGCCGATTGCATCTGCACAATAAATCCACCCAAATTTGGCACAACGACATAATCATGTTGCGACAAGAGATTTTCGATATGTCTATAAAAATTTTCCACGGAGCAAAAATATGACAAAGGATTTAGACGGTAAATCTTTCCAACAAAAAGTTATCAACAAGTTGTTAGACTCAACAAAACTATATATCTTTGTGCTACTCAAAAGAAACAATCTTAAAATGAAAAAAACGATTCTAATCACTGGAGGTGCGGGCTTTATAGGCTCACACGTTGTCCGGTTATTTGTCACAAAATATCCGGATTATCAAATAATTAATCTTGACGCCTTAACTTATGCAGGCAACCTGGAAAATCTTAAAGATATTGCCGAAGCTTCAAACTACAAATTTGTGAAAGGCGACATCACCGACGAGAAGTTTATAACCGAATTATTTGCAACTTATAAGTTTGACGGAGTAGTACATCTTGCTGCCGAGTCTCACGTCGACAGATCAATTACCGATCCTTTTGCTTTTATCCGAACAAATGTATTCGGAACTGCAAACTTATTAAATGCTGCTAAGGAAGCATGGAAAGGCGATATGACAGGAAAAAGGTTCTACCATATTTCTACTGACGAAGTTTATGGTTCTTTAGGCGAAACAGGTTTCTTTACCGAAGAAACAGCTTATGATCCACGCAGCCCATACTCTGCTGCTAAAGCCAGTTCAGACCATTTTGTGAGAGCTTATCATCACACATACGGTTTACCTGTAGTATTATCCAACTGTTCTAACAACTACGGAGCTAATCATTTCCCCGAAAAGCTTATTCCGCTTTCAATAAACAATATCAAAAATAATCGTCCCATTCCTATTTATGGAAAAGGTGAGAATGTTCGCGATTGGCTATGGGTTAATGACCATGCCCGAGCAATCGACACTATTTTCCACAACGGCGTGGTAGGTGAAACCTACAATATCGGAGGAAACAATGAATGGACTAATATTGACCTTATACGTGAACTTTGCAAAATCATGGATAAGAAATTAGGTCGCGAGCCAGGCGAATCGGCTAAGCTGATTACATTTGTAAAAGATCGTGCCGGACACGATTTACGCTACGCTATTGACTCAAGTAAATTGCAGCGCGAGCTTGGATGGAAACCTTCGCTTCAGTTTGAGGAAGGATTAGAAAAAACAGTCGACTGGTATCTGGCTAACCAAGAATGGATGGATAATATCGTAAATGGCGATTATCAAAAATATTACGAAAAACAATATACAGAAAGATAAAAACCAAACATAAAAAAAATGCGGGCTAATCTGAAAACTGATTAGCCCGCATTTTTTATATGTTATCTCGACATTCGACTTTTCATTACTTTGGAGCTGTATTATACAAATAAATACCCACTAACAGAAACACCACATTAGGAATCCATACGGCAGCAAAAGCCGACATGCTGCCATTCACCGAAAATGATGTTGACATAGCTGAAAACAGTATATATATAGCACTCAATGCCAAACCTACTCCCAAGTGCAATCCCATACCTCCGCGCACCTTTCTTGAAGATAAAGATACACCTATCAACGTCATAATGAAAGCTGCCAGCGGCATTGAAAACCTTTTATAATAATCATCTTCAAACAACTTTATATTCCCAACGCCACGTTCACGTTGCCGTTTCAAGTAACTCCCCAACTTAACAATACTCATTTGAGGAGCCTCAGCAGCAGTTATATAAAATTCTTCCGGCTGCACCATTATAGTTGTATCTTTACTGATTCCCTTCGTGATTTGTTCGCGCATACCATTAAAGTCCCGTTGCAAATAATTAGAAATTTTCCAACTGTATAACGAATCCCAGGTTATAGTCTCCGCAGTCAATCTCGAAGCAAGCGTTTTTCCCTCAAACTTTTCAAGTGAAAACTGATAGCCAGTATTATTAGACACTTCGAAGCGACCAATATACATAATAACACCTTTTGCTACTTCCATCTGCAGATTAGTAGCATTACTTTGCTTTATTTGTCGAACATATTTATCCTCAAAATCGAGCATTTTTTTGGTTCCATGCGGGATAACAAAACCACCCAGTGTAAAAGAAATAGTTGCAATCACCGCTGCTGAAATCATGTAGGGAAGCATCAAACGCCGAAAACTAACACCGCTCGACAGGATAGCAATGATCTCTGTGTTCGTTGCCATTTTAGAAGTGAAGAAAATTACGGCAATAAACGTAAACAAAGGGCTGAACATATTCATATAAAACGGAATAAAGTTCAGGTAATAATCTAAAACAATGGCTTTTAACGGTGCATTATGGCTAACAAAATTATCAAGCTTTTCTGTAATGTCGAACACAACAGAAATGCTCAAAATAAGTACAATAGAAAAGAAGTATGTACCCAGAAACTTCTTAATTATATAGGTATCAATTCTTTTTAAGCCGAACGTACGAAAACTGATTTTTTTCATTTCTATTGATTACATGACTATTTTTTATAATCTTCTTCCCAATTGCTCTACCATCCCCCTCTTCCACGAAGAGAAATCTCCGGCTTGAATATGGCTTCTGGCCTCTCCTACCAACCACAAATAGAAGGCCAAATTGTGTATAGAGGCTATTTGCAAGGCAAGATATTCTTTGCTGATAAAAAGATGGCGCAAATACGCCTTTGAATATGCTTTGTCTACGTATGAAGTTCCAAATTCATCCAATGGAGAAAAATCATTCTTCCACTTTTCATTTTTCATGTTCATTATACCCTGAGAGGTAAACAGCATTCCGTTTCGTCCGTTTCGGGTCGGCATCACACAGTCAAACATATCAACTCCACGTTCTATCGCCTCCAAAATATTCTGAGGTGTACCCACACCCATCAAATAACGAGGTTTATCCTTTGGCAATATTTCATTCACTACCTCAATCATTTCATACATGATTTCAGTAGGCTCACCTACCGCCAATCCGCCAATGGCATAACCTTCACGATGTTGCGAGGCAATAAATTCTGCTGACTGTCGGCGTAATTCCGGATATACACAGCCTTGAACTATAGGGAAATAGGTTTGCGAATAACCATATTTCGGTTCGGTCTGATCAAATCGATTAAGTCCTCGTTCCAACCATCTATGAGTTAGCTCCATAGACTTTTTTGCATAGGCAAAATCTGCGGTTCCGGGCGTACATTCATCAAAAGCCATGATAATGTCAGCACCTATTATTCTCTGAATATCAACTACATTTTCCGGCGTAAAAAGATGCTTGCTTCCATCAATGTGCGAACGAAAGGTTGCGCCTTCTTCTTTCAATTTTCTGTTTCCGGAAAGTGAAAACACCTGGTAACCACCGCTGTCTGTCAGAATCGGTTTGTCCCAGCCATTAAATTTATGCAATCCTCCTGCGCGTTCAAGCGTATCGATTCCCGGTCGTAAATATAAGTGATATGTATTTCCAAGGATAATCTGCGCTTTAATGTCCTCTTTCAACTCATGAAAATGAACGGCTTTTACTGAAGCTACCGTACCAACAGGCATAAAGATAGGAGTTTCGATCACACCATGATCTGTAGTTATTTTTCCTGCCCGTGCATTTGAATTTGGGTCGGTATGCTGTATTTCAAAAGTCATTGATAATTTGTTTTTTAGCTTTATTTCGCAGCGGCTCTCTCTAATTTGATTTCCACTCTTTCAGAATTCAATCTTTCAATTCTACCCGATAACCTACTCCAGTCAAATTTAAAGAAATATTGGGTGTTAAATTGATCAATACAGGAACTCTTACTTCCTAGAGAATTTCTATTCCTATTATAAATCGGGATATCTGCGATATCAGTCTAGCAAGAAAACCGAATTTGATACGATAAAGCAGATGTGAGAAGTAACGATGAAGCTCAATTACTTTACAATCCTGTATAAAATGAAGATTGAATTCTTTTTTGTTGCAGGATCGTTCTTGTAAATAACTTTTATATCATCAAACATTTTATCCTGCATTTCAAGGTTCACACACCCTGAATAAAATTCTCTAGTATCTTTTGTCCTACT contains:
- a CDS encoding flippase, producing the protein MLKLKNQKYNKEIWDTIYLLVLQGFNYIFPLLVYPYLMVTLGAEKFGYIGFSLTITQYLMLVVDFGFNLSATKRVALYKNNKDKLDEIASATLLAKIGLMLICLMAVLILAFCVPQFRVYSQTLLILFLMVVGNTFSFVWLFQGLGKIRVLSFVNIFSKLLILPLTFVFVKTKEDYLLAATIQSAVYILGPLITGVIIYRNKYIGYWFKTTLTNISREVKSSYPIFLSTAASSIYIASYVLILAYFADPVEVGKYTAVEKIMRGFCYLIFVPLSQSFYPRISAMSVTNLPEATKLVRKILLFIFVAMSGVFVAMFFLSPYLVAFLGKEYAGTQTLFRIMSVVPMFIGLGGVFGQLGLLAIGNDEDKKDFKRTYLVAAIIAIVSITVLAPYLQSTGAAISLFLTELSVALGMFWYSRKYIFRSIS
- a CDS encoding glycosyltransferase; the encoded protein is MNNSAADKILILIVLYKKSIEECVSYRTLKECIKSQNIRYKLIIYNNSSEYGLAESEDSIVVNSDHNGKLSSAYNYAWRYALAEGYQWLLLLDQDSELSEDYVGCLSNFLQRTIDDGIVALVPKLVDGSQVLSPRKISSVGWWENALQHTGIQRGRVVAFNSLTLLNVNFIQSIGGFSDKYPLDMLDHWYYNQIYLQKKKVYVLDCMINHNLSFQNYERDVDLVRHTEFLEAEKLFLKELGLRYYVGYKVKLFLRVIKQYLIFEDKRYATITLKKLVGKGL
- the rfbB gene encoding dTDP-glucose 4,6-dehydratase, which codes for MKKTILITGGAGFIGSHVVRLFVTKYPDYQIINLDALTYAGNLENLKDIAEASNYKFVKGDITDEKFITELFATYKFDGVVHLAAESHVDRSITDPFAFIRTNVFGTANLLNAAKEAWKGDMTGKRFYHISTDEVYGSLGETGFFTEETAYDPRSPYSAAKASSDHFVRAYHHTYGLPVVLSNCSNNYGANHFPEKLIPLSINNIKNNRPIPIYGKGENVRDWLWVNDHARAIDTIFHNGVVGETYNIGGNNEWTNIDLIRELCKIMDKKLGREPGESAKLITFVKDRAGHDLRYAIDSSKLQRELGWKPSLQFEEGLEKTVDWYLANQEWMDNIVNGDYQKYYEKQYTER
- the tgt gene encoding tRNA guanosine(34) transglycosylase Tgt; the protein is MTFEIQHTDPNSNARAGKITTDHGVIETPIFMPVGTVASVKAVHFHELKEDIKAQIILGNTYHLYLRPGIDTLERAGGLHKFNGWDKPILTDSGGYQVFSLSGNRKLKEEGATFRSHIDGSKHLFTPENVVDIQRIIGADIIMAFDECTPGTADFAYAKKSMELTHRWLERGLNRFDQTEPKYGYSQTYFPIVQGCVYPELRRQSAEFIASQHREGYAIGGLAVGEPTEIMYEMIEVVNEILPKDKPRYLMGVGTPQNILEAIERGVDMFDCVMPTRNGRNGMLFTSQGIMNMKNEKWKNDFSPLDEFGTSYVDKAYSKAYLRHLFISKEYLALQIASIHNLAFYLWLVGEARSHIQAGDFSSWKRGMVEQLGRRL
- a CDS encoding glycosyltransferase family 4 protein translates to MSRLQQYISESDVTNNSKRIAFVGNTAFSLYNFRLGVMKSFVDKGYTVFAIAPRDQYSPLFAADGIIFVHLEIDGKGTNVLTDIMLFCKMVKIYKSHSFDFVFHYTVKPIIYGSFVCRLLKINSIAVTTGLGYTFDAGKWLNLFVVSLYRKSLQRVKEVWFLNTDNRDVFLKKHIVEESRSFVLNSEGLDTDFFIPKRKAMNKDKFVFLFLSRLVKEKGIEEFVLAAKLLKQKYPNTEFQVLGKTDIQNPHNIPVTKLIEWDREGAIRYFEDTMDVRTFIANSDCVVLPSYYGEGVPRCLMEAMSMERPIITTDNVGCKELIEHNINGKMCAPRDVESLAKMMEEMYLLDAAERNEMGKNGRRKMLEHYDEKLIIDVYHHKTGLYIN
- a CDS encoding SPOR domain-containing protein; its protein translation is MENFYRHIENLLSQHDYVVVPNLGGFIVQMQSARILSDRITPPHATIGFNALMNNSDGLLAIEVSRSEQISYRKAVEYIEGKVELINDQLKANGSVVIGDLGILQKNNQGSLTFNPIYKSGFLPQNLGLSDLYIASREVRQTKESANRIIVFPSSKLLKYAAAAVIVVGVLVASPHINDVSNSTNYASLASLSFVNSFDGNEDQSLEVKVAESKPAEVINTERPAIAEQVKVIENKVEIGNYHVIVASVPDRSSAQRLCDELVHEKFTEARVLPSSRTYRVAIQSFKSKEEADEFVQNLRKSDEKYESAWIFNN
- a CDS encoding thiamine-binding protein; this encodes MDKTVNIALQILPSSHSVHPYALVDKAIEVIAASGLRYKVTPFETVMEGSYDKIMEVIKQAQEACYEAGAESLMTYVKIQTSRENVSIEDKMEKYE
- a CDS encoding oligosaccharide repeat unit polymerase — encoded protein: MAMYISISLCLFLFIISLICSKYNIFSPSVITSGIWLSVLFLYTFLGSGLNPLTDKFLSAIDIWVTLFCVSSLFIQALSLSNNNRIKPSQLARNIFFYASLVTFPLLILHAYEIVKLGTSTNWMADMRSAAVGGIKGISIEDSNPFYTLIWLGSYLIELNCYSKENKKRVFVLFLMYLMYAFITMSKTNILTLFLSTIFVLYSNKFIKFNHIAISGIIILFVFLGVQSLRSNSTASKNPTSEFVTIYALSSAPAFETVKSESSVQFGENVFRFFYAVKYKLGLTKMKPNDTILGFVNVGVVTNTYTVLYPYYKDFGLSGIAFFSILLGLLLGFVYNKAENGNVIFVVLYSFFLFELVMQLVGDLFFTNFSLNLKLILVATTPYFISRYELFSYSRKQLKIIKNKVDE
- a CDS encoding glycosyltransferase family 2 protein produces the protein MPHKIAAIVVTYNPDIEVLQRQLVVLVRQVQLIVYVDNGSLNSANILECVSDIDRSSETHVVLIENEENKGLGFAQNRGIEAALAAGASQILLLDDDSEIEDGFVNNLLAAKDELLKRGLRVGAIGPTYYNRKTGEQYPITKYIGPFIDRRLPKNESVEATFLIASGCLIESEVIAEVGFMNEDFFIDYIDVEWSFRAISKGYKLYATPMARMNHIIGEDRVGVLGRKISLHSPLRKYYLFRNSVFMVRCPYIAFGYKVREVVFNGLRLIVFLILSDEKMKYFRYSVMGYWDGLRNKRGRCTYNY
- a CDS encoding LptF/LptG family permease, whose protein sequence is MKKISFRTFGLKRIDTYIIKKFLGTYFFSIVLILSISVVFDITEKLDNFVSHNAPLKAIVLDYYLNFIPFYMNMFSPLFTFIAVIFFTSKMATNTEIIAILSSGVSFRRLMLPYMISAAVIATISFTLGGFVIPHGTKKMLDFEDKYVRQIKQSNATNLQMEVAKGVIMYIGRFEVSNNTGYQFSLEKFEGKTLASRLTAETITWDSLYSWKISNYLQRDFNGMREQITKGISKDTTIMVQPEEFYITAAEAPQMSIVKLGSYLKRQRERGVGNIKLFEDDYYKRFSMPLAAFIMTLIGVSLSSRKVRGGMGLHLGVGLALSAIYILFSAMSTSFSVNGSMSAFAAVWIPNVVFLLVGIYLYNTAPK
- a CDS encoding 30S ribosomal protein S16, which gives rise to MPVKIRLQRHGRKGYAYYHIVIADSRAPRDGKFIERIGSYNPNTNPATIDLKFERALYWLTTGAQPTDTTRTILSNEGVLLKKHLLEGAKKGAFDVAEADKRFEAWKLSKESSVAKTKEQLAAEKQAAAKARLAAEVEVNKAKAAELAKKQAEAIAAAAEVVAEEEAPAEAPVAEEVAE